The following proteins come from a genomic window of Aequorivita marisscotiae:
- a CDS encoding TM2 domain-containing protein, with protein sequence MEEQQNSGYDSTKQTDTTEQQARNSANDFNESWNEATHGQENKKLLAGVLAIVIGSLGIHKFILGYTQEGIIQIVITIVTCGIGGIIPLIEGIIYLTKSDEEFYQTYQVGKKGWF encoded by the coding sequence ATGGAAGAACAACAAAATTCAGGCTACGATAGCACAAAACAAACAGACACTACAGAGCAGCAGGCAAGAAATAGTGCCAATGATTTTAACGAAAGCTGGAATGAGGCAACACACGGTCAAGAAAATAAAAAATTGCTCGCTGGTGTATTGGCAATTGTTATTGGCTCTTTAGGTATTCACAAATTTATTCTTGGGTATACACAGGAGGGTATAATACAAATAGTTATAACTATTGTTACCTGCGGTATTGGTGGTATAATTCCATTAATTGAAGGAATTATATACCTTACAAAAAGCGATGAGGAGTTTTACCAAACATACCAAGTAGGTAAAAAAGGCTGGTTTTAG
- a CDS encoding VOC family protein, translating into MSKFGAIPNLIYSDVNTAVSFIKTAFGFKEHKVYKNDSGNIVHAQLILGNALIMVNPFNPYTAFGKMLNLPKNLNGYNTQTPYFVIENIDAHYKNAIANGAEIIIEIKDESYGGRGYSCKDPEGNIWNFGSYNPYLE; encoded by the coding sequence ATGAGCAAATTTGGTGCAATCCCCAATTTAATTTACAGCGATGTAAATACTGCGGTCTCATTTATAAAAACGGCTTTTGGTTTTAAGGAACACAAGGTTTATAAAAATGATAGTGGCAATATTGTTCATGCCCAACTAATATTGGGCAATGCCTTAATCATGGTGAATCCATTTAACCCTTACACAGCATTTGGAAAGATGTTGAATTTGCCTAAAAATCTAAATGGTTATAATACCCAAACACCTTATTTTGTAATTGAAAATATTGATGCGCATTATAAAAACGCGATAGCGAATGGCGCTGAAATTATAATAGAAATTAAAGATGAGAGCTACGGCGGCCGCGGTTATAGCTGTAAAGACCCGGAAGGAAACATTTGGAATTTTGGAAGCTACAACCCGTATTTGGAATAG
- a CDS encoding DUF5995 family protein, translating into MTATNIDEVIARLDTIIEAECLQNSCMAYFPILYRKVTIRIKEGILNREFANNPRMEKLDVLFANRYIDAYECLASGKPITKSWKKAFDASKTEKLLIMQHLLLGINAHINLDLGIAVAETVGNDDELIDFEDDFNKINEILASMIAAVESKIISVSPLFGMLDKFGKGREDKLVSFSINIARDGAWLFANQYYFSHNKTNELNDRDVIIATLAQKLIRQKSWILKYLVKIIYFFEKKDVAKIVAVLKE; encoded by the coding sequence ATGACCGCAACAAATATTGATGAAGTTATAGCGCGGTTAGATACTATCATTGAAGCCGAATGTCTGCAAAATTCTTGTATGGCATATTTTCCAATTCTTTACAGAAAGGTTACCATTCGAATAAAAGAAGGTATTTTAAACCGAGAATTTGCAAATAACCCACGAATGGAAAAGCTCGATGTGCTTTTTGCAAATCGTTATATTGATGCCTATGAGTGTTTAGCAAGCGGTAAACCCATAACAAAGAGCTGGAAAAAAGCCTTTGATGCCTCTAAAACAGAAAAGTTGCTGATTATGCAACATTTGCTGTTGGGCATTAATGCACATATTAATTTAGACCTCGGGATAGCCGTTGCCGAAACTGTTGGCAACGATGACGAATTGATAGATTTTGAAGACGACTTTAATAAAATTAATGAAATTTTAGCTTCGATGATAGCCGCTGTAGAATCGAAAATAATTTCGGTTTCCCCTTTGTTCGGAATGCTGGATAAGTTCGGCAAAGGACGGGAGGATAAATTAGTTAGTTTCAGTATAAATATTGCTCGCGACGGAGCTTGGCTTTTTGCAAACCAATATTACTTTTCACACAATAAAACGAACGAATTAAACGATCGGGACGTAATAATAGCAACCTTAGCCCAAAAGTTAATTCGTCAAAAAAGCTGGATTTTAAAATATTTAGTAAAAATTATTTACTTTTTCGAAAAGAAAGATGTTGCCAAAATAGTTGCCGTTCTTAAGGAATAA